The proteins below come from a single Mya arenaria isolate MELC-2E11 chromosome 6, ASM2691426v1 genomic window:
- the LOC128237691 gene encoding sodium- and chloride-dependent GABA transporter 1-like, translating into MNTAANKLELQRLNGVDKNAVELGAGCENTDVKDDVALYIYVNDGSVSHSGDYASGSNDSSSTRPEAVRETWSGRFEFLLSVVGYTVGLGNIWRFPYFVKRNGGGVALIPFLLFLVSCGGPLYYIEVCLGQFSGKSPVNVWDICPLFRGIGFVMVGLSLMFIWYFGACFAWVIYYLFHSFHPRLAWATCGQPWNTDLCIGKVNLASNISAKFKFSTSATEFWENNVLAMSRGIDDLGSVQLHLLGCLALGWLVVYLCLWKGVKSLGKVVYITATLPYVLLTVLLIRGVTLDGAVDGIKHYIYPDLSKLLKGQLWIEAAVQCFYSLGPAWGGVITMASFNKFNHNAFRDTMIVCFADGFTGFFGGLVVFSVLGFLAKETGVSIDDLPFSGASLAFIAYPEALSRLPLPNLWAVLFFITLILVSVDTTFGTFETVINAIVDYDFRRLHRYRIHITSLLTVLIIVGSIPLCTSGGYYIFMLTDWYIATFYIVFVALLETIIISWIYGANRFSEDIEMMTGNRPPLLVRIVWSLVIPIFISTILITSAINFAAPSFGKGGYQYPYYAVVLGDVLAFAPLISIFAVAAVLVFIKGTGTLTQKVCQLTRTSKGWRPNDKKAEQIFNSKSYTYRKTLLERIKYDVIGWPSNS; encoded by the exons ATGAACACAGCCGCAAACAAGTTAGAACTTCAGAGATTGAATGGAGTGGATAAAAATGCAGTCGAATTAGGAGCAGGATGTGAAAACACAGACGTCAAAGATGATGTCGCATTGTACATTTATGTTAACGACGGAAGTGTCAGTCACAGTGGCGACTATGCATCTGGTTCTAATGATTCTAGCTCAACAAGACCGGAAGCGGTAAGAGAGACGTGGTCAGGGCGGTTTGAGTTTCTCCTCTCTGTTGTGGGTTACACAGTGGGGCTGGGAAACATTTGGAGGTTCCCGTATTTTGTAAAGCGTAATGGCGGAG GCGTTGCTTTGATTCCTTTCCTGCTATTTCTGGTCTCGTGTGGAGGACCTCTTTACTACATCGAGGTCTGCCTTGGCCAGTTCTCTGGAAAGTCCCCCGTTAATGTCTGGGATATATGTCCGTTATTCAGAG GAATTGGGTTTGTGATGGTTGGATTATCCCTTATGTTCATCTGGTACTTCGGGGCGTGTTTTGCCTGGGTCATCTACTACCTTTTTCACTCCTTTCATCCTAGGCTTGCTTGGGCCACTTGTGGTCAGCCTTGGAACACGGATTTGTGCATAGGTAAAGTTAAC CTGGCATCAAACATATctgctaaatttaaattttctacTTCGGCCACAGAATTTTGGGA GAACAATGTATTGGCCATGTCGCGTGGTATAGACGACCTAGGATCTGTGCAGTTGCACCTTCTTGGTTGCCTGGCTCTCGGATGGCTTGTGGTGTACCTTTGCCTCTGGAAAGGTGTCAAGTCACTTGGAAAA GTTGTTTACATAACGGCGACATTGCCTTACGTATTGCTGACTGTGCTCCTGATTCGCGGCGTGACTTTGGACGGTGCGGTTGATGGAATTAAGCACTACATTTATCCAGACTTAAGCAAACTCCTGAAAGGACAG TTATGGATCGAGGCTGCGGTGCAGTGCTTCTATTCGCTGGGACCGGCATGGGGAGGTGTCATCACTATGGCTAGTTTCAACAAGTTCAACCATAACGCATTCAG GGATACGATGATCGTTTGTTTTGCGGACGGGTTTACGGGCTTTTTTGGTGGACTGGTTGTTTTTTCAGTTCTTGGGTTCCTTGCCAAGGAAACCGGCGTCTCAATTGACGACCTTCCATTTTCAG GTGCCTCCCTGGCGTTTATTGCCTACCCGGAAGCACTGAGCAGACTTCCATTACCGAACCTCTGGGCAGTCCTCTTTTTCATTACCCTCATTTTAGTAAGCGTCGACACAACG TTTGGGACGTTTGAAACGGTAATAAATGCGATCGTTGATTATGATTTCCGGCGGCTCCATCGATATCGCATCCACATCACCTCTCTTCTTACCGTCCTGATTATTGTCGGCAGCATTCCTCTGTGCACTTCG GGAGGATACTACATCTTTATGTTGACCGACTGGTATATCGCAACCTTCTACATCGTGTTCGTTGCCCTGTTGGAGACGATTATCATTTCTTGGATATACG GTGCAAACCGTTTCAGCGAAGACATCGAGATGATGACAGGCAACCGACCGCCTCTGTTAGTCCGAATAGTCTGGTCATTGGTTATACCGATATTCATATCC ACCATTCTGATTACCTCGGCGATCAACTTCGCCGCGCCGTCGTTCGGCAAGGGGGGCTACCAGTACCCGTACTATGCTGTTGTGCTGGGTGACGTGCTCGCCTTCGCTCCGCTGATCAGCATTTTTGCTGTGGCAGCTGTTTTGGTGTTTATTAAAGGcacgggcacattaacacag AAAGTCTGCCAGCTAACACGAACTTCTAAAGGATGGCGCCCAAACGACAAGAAAGCCGAGCAGATATTCAACAGCAAGTCCTATACATACCGGAAAACACTTCTAGAAAGAATCAAATACGATGTGATAGGGTGGCCGTCGAACTCTTAG